In a single window of the Balearica regulorum gibbericeps isolate bBalReg1 chromosome 7, bBalReg1.pri, whole genome shotgun sequence genome:
- the NKX6-2 gene encoding homeobox protein Nkx-6.2 isoform X1: MLAVGQMDANRQSAFVLSSTPLAALHNMAEMKTSLFPYTLQNPSGFKAPALGGLNTQLPLGTPHGISDILGRPVGTASNLLGGLPRINGLAASAGMYFNPAAVSRYPKPLAELPGRPPIFWPGVVQGSPWRDPRLACPAQTGMVLDKDGKKKHSRPTFSGQQIFALEKTFEQTKYLAGPERARLAYSLGMTESQVKVWFQNRRTKWRKRHAAEMASAKKKHDSETEKLKESSDNEDDDEYNKPLDPNSDDEKITRLLKKHKSTNLSLVSPCSTSSDTL, from the exons ATGTTAGCGGTGGGGCAGATGGATGCTAATCGCCAGAGCGCGTTCGTCCTCAGCAGTACGCCGCTGGCCGCGCTGCACAACATGGCCGAGATGAAGACCTCCCTCTTCCCCTACACCCTGCAGAACCCCTCCGGCTTCAAGGCGCCGGCCCTGGGCGGACTCAACACGCAGCTCCCCTTGGGGACGCCGCACGGAATAAGCGACATTCTGGGGCGGCCCGTGGGCACCGCCAGCAACCTCCTGGGCGGGCTGCCCCGCATCAACGGACTGGCGGCCTCGGCGGGGATGTACTTCAACCCCGCGGCCGTCTCCCGCTACCCGAAGCCGCTAGCGGAGCTGCCAGGGCGGCCGCCCATTTTCTGGCCGGGAGTGGTGCAGGGCTCTCCCTGGAGAGACCCCCGGCTCGCCTGTCCCG CTCAGACGGGGATGGTTTTGGACAAGGATGGCAAGAAGAAACACTCGCGACCGACTTTCTCCGGGCAGCAGATTTTTGCTTTGGAGAAAACCTTCGAACAGACGAAATACTTGGCAGGACCGGAGAGAGCCCGCCTTGCCTATTCCTTAGGGATGACCGAGAGCCAAGTGAAG GTCTGGTTCCAGAACAGACGGACCAAATGGCGGAAGCGGCACGCGGCGGAGATGGCCTCGGCGAAGAAGAAGCACGACTCGGAGACggagaagctgaaggagagCTCGGACAATGAGGACGATGACGAATACAACAAGCCCCTGGACCCCAACTCAGACGACGAAAAAATCACAAGGCTATTGAAAAAGCACAAATCCACGAACCTGTCCCTCGTCAgcccctgcagcaccagctcGGACACCTTGTGA
- the NKX6-2 gene encoding homeobox protein Nkx-6.2 isoform X2, with protein MLAVGQMDANRQSAFVLSSTPLAALHNMAEMKTSLFPYTLQNPSGFKAPALGGLNTQLPLGTPHGISDILGRPVGTASNLLGGLPRINGLAASAGMYFNPAAVSRYPKPLAELPGRPPIFWPGVVQGSPWRDPRLACPAQTGMVLDKDGKKKHSRPTFSGQQIFALEKTFEQTKYLAGPERARLAYSLGMTESQVKTDQMAEAARGGDGLGEEEARLGDGEAEGELGQ; from the exons ATGTTAGCGGTGGGGCAGATGGATGCTAATCGCCAGAGCGCGTTCGTCCTCAGCAGTACGCCGCTGGCCGCGCTGCACAACATGGCCGAGATGAAGACCTCCCTCTTCCCCTACACCCTGCAGAACCCCTCCGGCTTCAAGGCGCCGGCCCTGGGCGGACTCAACACGCAGCTCCCCTTGGGGACGCCGCACGGAATAAGCGACATTCTGGGGCGGCCCGTGGGCACCGCCAGCAACCTCCTGGGCGGGCTGCCCCGCATCAACGGACTGGCGGCCTCGGCGGGGATGTACTTCAACCCCGCGGCCGTCTCCCGCTACCCGAAGCCGCTAGCGGAGCTGCCAGGGCGGCCGCCCATTTTCTGGCCGGGAGTGGTGCAGGGCTCTCCCTGGAGAGACCCCCGGCTCGCCTGTCCCG CTCAGACGGGGATGGTTTTGGACAAGGATGGCAAGAAGAAACACTCGCGACCGACTTTCTCCGGGCAGCAGATTTTTGCTTTGGAGAAAACCTTCGAACAGACGAAATACTTGGCAGGACCGGAGAGAGCCCGCCTTGCCTATTCCTTAGGGATGACCGAGAGCCAAGTGAAG ACGGACCAAATGGCGGAAGCGGCACGCGGCGGAGATGGCCTCGGCGAAGAAGAAGCACGACTCGGAGACggagaagctgaaggagagCTCGGACAATGA